Proteins co-encoded in one Lynx canadensis isolate LIC74 chromosome C1, mLynCan4.pri.v2, whole genome shotgun sequence genomic window:
- the LOC115519797 gene encoding late cornified envelope protein 1F-like, whose protein sequence is MSCQKNQQQCQPPPKCPPKCPPKCPPVSSCCSVSSGGCCGSSSGGGGCCSSGGGGCCSSGGGGCCLSHHRRRRSHRHRHQNSDCCSQPLGGSNCCGGSSQSSGGCC, encoded by the coding sequence ATGTCCTGCCAGAAGAACCAGCAGCAGTGCCAGCCCCCTCCCAAATGCCCCCCCAAGTGTCCCCCCAAGTGTCCCCCAGTCTCTTCCTGCTGCAGTGTCAGCTCTGGGggctgctgtggctccagctcTGGGGGCGGGGGCTGTTGTAGCTCCGGGGGTGGTGGCTGCTGTAGCTCTGGGGGTGGTGGCTGCTGTCTGAGCCACCACAGGAGACGCAGGTCCCACCGCCACAGGCACCAGAACTCTGACTGCTGCAGCCAGCCCTTGGGGGGCTCCAACTGCTGTGGAGGGAGCAGTCAGTCATCTGGAGGCTGCTGCTGA